Within Haematobia irritans isolate KBUSLIRL chromosome 2, ASM5000362v1, whole genome shotgun sequence, the genomic segment ttacgacgtttacaactttgcgacagtcgcaaacctaaaaaagtttgatacagaccatctctgatccgTACCCGACTGTGTTGGATAAAAAGTAGCCAACGTTCCAGTCTTATTTATGTACTAATATGAAAATCGattgaaaaatttggaagttcttccacaactttaaaagcacttccagaagatgcacttccaatgatgttctttattataacttggtttgttcatacttttaatgggtaattttaactttttttgtttcaaataggttaaaaacagagtaagaattcataaaatggtataaatcatttaaattttttcgaaaaaaatgctaaatccaatctgaaaaaattgtgattttttgaaaatatttgaggtccgactagcgttaaaatccattaaagattataaaaaattataaaaattatttatttgccacaatatcattttttaatttacatccaaaacattgaattcggatcacacctaaagaagtgatgcaaattcagtgcaatggctgttaaaatggaggacttccgtcctatgaccagcccatgttaaattcattgcttctgcgtcaattttgcaccacttccggatccaaaacgaaaattgtatttgcttttttggcgacgctgggATGCTGGGAAGTGCGAAGCTGACATGTACATGGAAGGTACTATTACTTCCCCACAAAATGTGCTTGACTTCTCCATTCTAAGGTAGTGATTAAATTGGAGTAACAGTATGCACAGATATTATCAAGATTTTTAACAGTTCCTCATATTATTAAGTTCGAGAAGCTGTCAAAAAGctgtcagaaatgtcaccagcataatcCACCAccggaaaactttttggtgttcgttcaaagctgggattgaacccatgattctttgtatgcaaggctggcTTGCCAACCATAGCATCATGGTGGCTCCACACCATGTTTCAAAATATCGATATATTTAATTTCGTATATGGTAAAACTAGTAAGTTTGTGATACACTTTTCATAAGCaagtgggcgtggcagtgggcggatcggtccaaaattttgttgatcctTTTTTGTTAACCCCAGTGTTATATGAACACAATTTCATAGCTCTGGGTGCTTCCGTTGATTTAATGCGTTAAAAGCCTATCATTTGCCCCATAGTGCAGCGTAACTATGAAAAGTTCCGAAATTACTGATATAGACCATTCTGTATACCAtcgaatttatatttatttcagaAATGCAACGAAACAGCTTTTGTGAGTCATTTCTTGTATTTATTTGCAAGAATTATTTCATGCACTTCATATCAATACTCTGATTTTAATCTCAGTTTCATGAACTGATATCGTTTCCTAATGACAAACCCTATATGGAAAAGGATAATGTCATTAGGCCTAAAGGTCGatattgttttgttgtttttttttaatatctaaaTAATATCTCTTGAATAAATTCGAAGTCCAAGATATTTTCACGTTACAGACAGATTTCTTACTTTGAACTACATTCATGGAGCGTGATTTTATGCATGAGTCGCATCACCTcctcaactacatgttgtcgttgttgttttcattttaagcttggaaaattttccatgtggactaaaaaacaaaaacgaaagaaaacaaaagtgCATGGGCGACAATCGCCGTATCTCCTTAATGCTGGCTTAAGTCCGCACATCCAACTCTTTGTTTCCagatgaacaaaaacaaccaaacattgatatttttaaaaacaattgaaaGAACTAtgagttatttttatgaaaataataaatcattGAAGAACACAATCCATACACTGAGAAAAGAAATAGGAAGGAAATACGGTATCATCAGTTTGACAGAGTCACCTGGCTGTCACGGCATGGAAAACAGATTCGATGTTTCAAGGAAAAAGGAAGAATTTGGCATTCTAGAAAGTGAAATTAGAATCACTTTATACTGTTGCAAAGTTTAACTTTGATAATTTGAAGGATGCGCACGGGATTTAAGTGTTAGACCATTGGATTgggaatatggaccaattttggcatggttattaggcgatatggaccaattttggcatggttattagcggccatatattaacaccacgttgcaaatttaaaccggatcggatgaattttgctcgtcgaagtggctccggagttcaaatctgcggatcggtttatataggggctatatataattatggactgatatggaccaatttttgaatggttcttagagactatatactaataccatgtaccaaatttcagtcggatcggatgaaatttccttctcttagaggatccgcaaaccaaatctgggaatcggtttatatgggggctatatataattatggaccgatatggaccaatttttacatggttattagagaccatatattaacaccacgtaccaaatttcaaccggatcggatgaattttgctcctctaagaggctccggagttaaaatctggggatcggtttatatgggggctatatataattatggaccgatattgaccaatttttgcgtggttgttagagaccatatactaacaccatgttccaaatttcagcctgatcggatgaaatttgcttcttttagagcaatcgcaagccaaatttgggggtccgtttatatgggggctaacgtaaaagtagaccgatatggaccaatttttgcatggttgttagcgaccaaatattaacaccatgtaccaaatttcagcttgatcggaagaaatttgcttctcttggagcaatcgcaaaccaaatttgggggtccgtttatatgggggctaacgtaaaagtagaccgatatggaccaatttttgcatggttgttagagaccaaatattaacaccatgtaccaaatttcagcttgatcggatgaaagttgcttctcttagagcaatcacaagccaaatttgggggtccgtttatatgggggctatacgtaaaagtggaccgatatggcccatttgcaataccatcagacatacatcaacaacaactacttgtgctcagtttcaagtcgatagcttgtttcgttcggaagttagcgtgatttcaacagacgaacggacgaacggacggacatgcttagatcgactcagaatttcaccacgacccagaatatatatactttatggggtcttagagcaatatttcgatgtgttacaaacggaatgacaaagttaatatacccccatcctatggtggagggtataaaaagcgtccccaaaaaagtagtgaaaatgttctttttggatccggaagtagtgcaaaattagcgcagaagcgatgaatttaacacgagcttgtcatagaacggatgcccaccatttcaacagccgttgtactaaatttgcatcacttcttactctgtgatTCAACTTCAGTGTttcggatgtgaattaaaaaatattgtcatattttgacaaataaataattttaataattttttatgacttttaatgcattctaacgcttgtccgaaacgtttgaattaaaatattttgaaaaattcgcaatatttcttgaatgaattttgaattttttttgacaaaattttgaaaaaatttcaataagtagtaccattttattaaagcttacactgtttttaacccttatgaagcaaaaaaattaaatttacccattaaaaataagaaaaaagcgagttataaataattgaattaaaagaacttcctgtgtagttagaaataaagaacatctttggaagtacaccttttggaagtgcttttaaagttgtgcctgtggaagaacttccaattttttttttttgctgggaaggtaCTGGTGTAACAGTATGGTGCAATTTCACTTCACTGACAATATCATGAATACCTCAGGTGCCGTTGAATGACAAGCTATTACACTTCTCTATGCTGTATTCAGGGTCGTCTGTCGGCTTCTCCATTACCTATTGTCGGGATCGTATCTTTGTATTTACTCCACATGTTCATCACCTATCTGCTCGCCTTTTTCTATCCAACATTTGCAGCAACGATTTGGGCAAGTTTTTAGAAAAGGAAAAAGCAATCAAATGTCACTGCATATATGAGTAGATTCTTGACCGTAAGACATTCAGATGCAGATGTCGAGCTCCATATTCAGCTCTAGGAAAAAGATCTCCGACAAGGCCTTGAACCTGGTAGCATCCATCCTCAGTGGACGAAGAGGTCTCTAATTAAGGGAAACTCTGATTTCGAGCTCCCTGACGTCACGAGCTAGTGTGTGTAAAAACATCTGAGTCCAGATCTATACTACATCTGGAAGTTGCATTAGCCTCCTCTGAATCATTGTCATTGCTTCTCTAAAGTCGTCTTCATTGGATTTCAAATGAAATTGGCAAGTGGAATAGTGGTAAGAACTATTGGATTGTGGTCAGAATCCAATGAAATGGCGAGATGTCCTTGTGGCAAAGGGATTTGCTGCACGTCTTGGCCATCAACGAGAGATGGAGTAAtctttacacaaaactatgtctGGCTTCAATAGCGGATCAAAAACAGGTCGAACGATGGTGAGAACTATTGGATGGTGGTCGGAACCCAATGAAATGTCAAGATGCATCTCAAGGTTATAAAAAGTTCCCAGGACCCGAGTTTGGGACTACCTggaaaaggtgattggatcgcaGGGCTTCCTTATACCGATTCGATGTTTCATGATAAAAGtgtccacaccctcaaaaaaatcgcttctctaacatatgttccaaacatattttgcaggaagcacatatattattggatactgccgaaacattaatatgttcgttttatgtgagcatattatatgtttggaagcattttgagtccaaaaatagtttatgcttggaagaattccccaaagaagattgtgctcattccctcacgtaattttcacttccacgtaatttttgagttcttcgcatctttttctttaatacaaatatgctgttttttttttcaaatgtctaacctcttggttccgaatattcattctgatattcaaattaaataatatttagacttaagcatattaaatttttggccttattatgaaacaattttccgaaacaacaaacAAGCGGCTtcccagaaattgctctcatttcattctctcgctgtgttatgttgatatctttttattcaaccctcccggtttccatctctatttctttctctatactaactctctctctctctctgtcgctctctgaataaagtatcccaacatatatatgtttactcgaaatttgtaaatttatatacgtttacattcacacatattatttttatgaaatattcatgccccaaacataatatattctaacagattaacatatgtgtcccaaacattttgtgttagtttaggaacattacatgtttgtacttaaatgtattgtgtttaaaaattgtgcccgaaacacattttgtttatatcggaacatatgaaaaacatatttttctaacagtgcacttgGAACTGCGTCTTACAAAGAATTCGACCACTACAATCCTTGCCTCGCCTATGTCAAGTTGGTGGTCTTGACCATAGAATTACAGCCTGCATCCGCAATATTCTTCTGATTTGACCCCATGcgacttttttttatttccaaccataaaaaaattaaatttttgagaaagttaTCCGTCAAAGGGACGTATTTTCCAGGCCGCGACAAAATCTATTTGTCTGACGGTTTACTTGGAGAATGGTTTACAGATTCGATGGTGATCTGAATAAAATCGGTCCTAATTGATCGTATATGTTACTTACACtgagtgtgattgcactcaacaataACTACTACCAGTAGTTggcattagaggtgtgcacgtgagtaatagtttactcacgcacactcacgactgaaaaatcatactcacgaacgataatttttggtaggactcacgctcacgcaaactcacgaaagaaaatttgtactcacgcacgaaaacgtcgttactcactgattaatttaccttaccgaagtgtctgaaaacatgtgcattattaaaatcgagagtgtttattaaactcttaacatcccaggtgtcactaaacttgtaattgaatttaactcttaagcgttttatgctggtgagcaggaatattttgtgaaattagttactcacgcacactcacgaagatattatattcgtgactcacgctcacgcacgacattttggtttgttaaaattttctatagaaataaaattttgacaaaattttattagaggtacttcacaaattttctattggaatatgatttttgacaaaattttctatagaaataaaattttgacacaattttctaaagaaataaaattttaacaaaattttctatagaaataaaattttaacaaaattttctatagaaataaaattttgacaaaattttctatagaaataaaattttgacaaaattttctatagaaaaaaattttgacaaaattttctatagaaaaaaaatttgacaaaattttctataggaataaaattttgacacaattttctatagaaataaaattttgacacaattttctaaagaaataaaattttaacaaaattttctatagaaataaaattttgacaaaattttctatagaaataaaattttgacacaattttctatagaaataaaattttgacacaattttctatagaagtaaaattttgacaaaattttctataggaataaaattttgacaaaattttctataggataaaaattttgacaatttggcccgaaaaaaaaatttgacaaaattttcactaagaataaaatgttgacacaatttttctaggaaattgaaaaataattttatagaaatcataaaattttctatagaaataaaattttgacacaatttttcatagaaataaaatgttgacaaaattttctagaggaataaaattttgacaaaattttctatagaaataaaatattgacacaattttctaaagaaataaaatagtgacaaaattatctctaacaataaaatgttgacccaatttttctaggaataaaatattgacaaaatgttcaataaatgaagacaaatttttctatagaaaaaatttagacaaaaatttttatagaaatcataaaattttctatataaataaaattttgacacaattttctatagaaataaaattttgacaaaatgacaaatttttctatagaaaaaatttagacaaaaatttttatagaaatcataaaatgttctatataaataaaattttgacacaatttcctatagaaataaaattttgacaaaattttctagaggaataaaattttgataaaataggataggataaaaattttgacaattttgggccgaaataaaattttgacaaaattttcactaagaataaaattttgacacaatttttctaggaaattgaaaaacatttttatagaaataataaaattttctagaggaataaaattttgacaaaattttctatagaaataaaatattgacacaattttctatagaagtaaaattttgacaaaattttctataggaataaaattttgacaaaattttctataggaataaaattttgacaatttggcccaaaaaaattttttgataaaattttcactaagaataaaattttgacacaatttttctaggaaattgaaaaataattttatagaaatcataaaattttgacacaatttttcatagaaataaaatgttgacaaaattttctagaggaataaaattttgacaaaattttctatagaaataaaatattgacacaattttctaaagaaataaaatagtgacaaaattatctctaacaataaaatgttaacccaatttttctaggaataaaatattgacaaaatgttcaataaatgatgacaaatttttctatagaaaaaatttagacaaaaatttttatagaaatcataaaattttctatataaataaaattttgacacaattttctatagaaataaaattttgacacaatgacaaatttttctatagaaaaaatttagacaaaaatttttatagaaatcataaaatgttctatataaattaaattttgacacaatttcttatagaaataaaattttgacaaaattttctagaggaataaaattttgataaaataggataggataaaaattttgacaattttggcccgaaataaaattttgacaaaactttcactaagagtaaaattttgacaccatttttctaggaaattgacaaacatttttatagaaataataaaatattctagaggaataaaattttgacaaaattttctatagaaataaaatattgacacaattttctataaaaataaaatattgacaaaattttctctaataataaaatgttgacacaatttttctaggaataaaatattgacaagatgtTCAATAaatgatgacaaatttttctatagaaaaaatgttgacaaaaatttttatagaaatcataaaattttctatagaaataaaattttgacacaattttttatagaaataaaattttgacaaaattttcaagaggaataaaattttgacaaaattttctataggacaattttgccccgaaataaaattttgacaaaattttctctcagaatataattttgacacaatttttcaaggaataaaatgttgacaaaaattttctacagacaaaaatgatgcaattttgactaaaaatttagaaaaatactttgacaaaattttctatagaaatccaaaaatgcaaaataaatttttttagatagtttttggtaaaattttcttcaaattttgatagattatttttagatcgagtggcaaccgtgttcggAACCCAGTTCTTATAATAGTCAAATTAATTCGCTTCATTGTTCTCTCAGTgtaatatacaaaaattctaGAAATTATTATGGGTTCATTTAAGCAGACGCTTATTGTTTTTCATCTTTGGTACGCACAAGATAATTCCACTGatggtccgtccgtccttctcaCTTCAAGTCACATGCTGCAGTTAAAACTGCAGCTTCCATTACTAGCGTGGAAAAGCTGACAATGATGCTGATGTAGTATGCTATCGCAAACACTGCGTCTGTTGCTACTGTTGCTgctactgctgctgctgctacaATTACCATTGCCGGCTGTCAATGCTGATGATGGCCGATGCCCCATAGAATCAAACTAAGCgaataataaaatgttccatTCAGTGATAGGAAGCTGAAGATATTAAACGTTCTTTTTCTCCCAGGAGGAAAACTACACTAAAGAAATAATCTCAAAAGTATTAGcccattttcccaaaaaaaaaacagcttcAAAGAAATGGGCCGTTTAGCTGAATTTCTACTTCATCAAATTTCGGATGAACAATCTGTTGAAAATAATACATCAATGATACCGAATGTTGTTACCAGTAGCAGCACCGCTGAATCATCGTTTTTCaatataatggaaaatttagAACGTACTGGTATCACAGATAATCCATCATCGGTTTGTGCAATTCATATGCCTTCGTGGCTAAATGTTTGGTGTATCATTGTAACAATTAGCATTTTGGCAGTGCTTATTGTTTTGGGTGTAATTATGAGGCATATTCAGTTACAAAAACATCGGCAAGTGAGAACAGGTAGGTAATATCAATTTTTAATGACCCACCCTAATGTAGAGTTATTTTAGTATTCGCTTACCATAGTATCAAGAAGACAAAATAcactatttttatgttttgggcaaaatttaaccAGGCATAAATTTATCACTCAAAAATCTACTTACTTTTgatgtcagaatttaattttatattcccTACCAATTAAACTCTTGGCCCTGGTTATGTTATACACTAACATATCACTTAGTACCGTATGTTCACAGAGAAAGATATCACgattgtttccaattaaaatattaattgattaacaaaatattcaattaaaaatttaattgattcaactaattttttcattggaacaatatcaacaacattaaattgttgtatcaattaattttttaatacgatcaattaattatatcatgcgccacactgtggaacagggtaatataagttagtgcatgtgtttgtaacacccagaaggagacgcgaTAGACATATGGAGTCTTTGACAATATTGTTCAgggtcggcccctgagtcgatctagccatgtccatccgtctgtctgtgaacacatttttgtaatgaaagtctaggtcgcaatttaagtccaatcaacttcaaatttggcacaagtttgtaatttgggtcagaatagaaccctattgattttggaaaaaatcggttaagttttagatatagctcccatatataacattCGCACGATATCTATTAATATGGCCCAAGAAGCCAGAATTTCGGCctaatttactttaaaatttgcacaagaagtgcaatagtgtcgtaaagtgtgccgaatttggttgaaatcggttgagatttagatatagctgccgtatatatctttcgcccgatatgcacttataaggcgccagaagccagagtgttgccctaatttgttttaaatttctcacagggagtagaattaatattgtagctatgcttgccaaatttgcttgaaatcggttcagatttagatatagctcccatatatatctttcccccgattttcactcatatgacaacagaggtcaaagttgcaatcggatttaaattttgaacagggagtagaattaacattgtagctttgcacgccaaatttggttgaaatcggttcagatttagatataactcccatatatgtgtttttttgtgatttcggcaaaattggccaaaatacccacatttccttgtaaaaacaacaatgctaagtcgaaaacttgtaaaaatgattccaattttcctatacgtCCAATACATATCtattgaccgataaatcataaatagacttttgcaaagtttcctaaaaaatgattcagatttaaatgtttcccatatttttatacctttcaccactactgtggtacagggtataataagtttgtgcatttgtatgtaacgcgaagaaggaaacgtctgagacccatcgtttagtataccgatcgtcttagaattcaattctgagtcgatttagcgatgcccgtccgtctgcctgtctgtgtgtccgtctgtccgtccgtttgtctgttcatgtatttttgtgcgcaaagtacaggtcgcagtttaagtccgattgtcctcaaattttgcacagggtcgttttttgggacaaagacaatcgctattttggaaaacattggttcatatttagatatagctgccatatatatttatccccgatctggtcataattggcgtgtttatcaaccgatgttcttcaaattcagtacaaccgaatattttatgagtctcgaaaaacttgcaaaatatcagccaaatcggttcagatttagatacagctcccatatatatctttcgtcagatttagacttatatgaccacagaggccaaagtttactaccgattttcgtgaaattttgcataaagaatagaattgacattttaccaatgcttggtaaatttgattgaaatcggttcagatttagatatagctcccatatatatctttcgtccgatttagactcatatgaccacagaggccacagTTTACTacggatttacgtgaaatttcgcacaaagagtagaattgatattctacctaggcttggtaaatttgattgaaatcggttcaaatttagatatagctcccatatatatctttcgtccgatttgaacttgtatggccacaaaagccagagttttgccgtgatttgcttcaaattttgcacaaggggtgcgtttaatagtatcgttaagaatgtcaaattttgttaaaatcggttcagatttagatatagctcacatatatatctttcgcccgatttggacttatatggtctcaaaagccagagttttgccctgacttacttcaaattttgcataagcggtaattttaacgatactattgtatgtgccaaatatggtcaaaatcgattcagatttagatatagctcccatatatatatttcgtccgatttgaactcaaAATCcatggttttgccgtgatttgattcaaatttcgcacaaggagtacgtttagtagtataggtaattgtgccaaatttggttgaaatcggttcagatttagatatggctcccatatatatctcccgtccgatttgcactcatatgaccaggtgggccaaagttatacccccatttacgtgaaatttcgcatagatagcagaattattattctatctatgcatgtcaaatttagtcaaaattggttcagattgtatatagctccaacatatacgtacaccagagttggggaaatatggtagactgtttcatattttagacccattttcaatgggattttcctccaattgactggatagtttcctcagagaatacaaatatgaccaaaattctcacactttacacaaaattctgtgatgatttccccatatcttagtcatatcctatacactgtaatgccagactttccacagaacggttgagttttaaataaggctccaagtcgcctgacttgaccaaataatatatcacaacccacacttgaccacatatcttggcaagatctaaccaatatccttgtaaaatcgtcactgctgagtagcaaaaattgtaaatgttactcaaattgtcctatatctcgaataaataagtatcgcctgaaaaatcataaatctcttttgtacaattgcattaaaatttctctcgcttcatatttcccatatttttgttattaacattgtgtttcattcgagggcgttagccgatttcaattttaattctagagattttgtagaagtacaaaaaattgtctccattataaatatttgtatctggaaattcaAACCGTTATATAgccctcccagcaaatttgatgtAGTTGAgacggtaacacaaatgttggtctacatggtggtgaagggtataatatagtcggtccctcccgactttagactttacttacttgttttttactaacattttgttccactccagggcattagccgacttaaattttaatatacataaatctagcaaattttgtccagatcgagtcagatttaaatatatgtatacgggaacataaagtttatatgtagcacccaacacatttgacggatttgatatggtatcgaaaatgtggatctacactgaaaaaacagtgaacccaccaggaagaaaactttcggttaattttagaaaattttgaatatttttagaaaattttagctaaacagtataacaaacgctggcatcacgccgatgtcataaaaacaagtatatatttttcgacaaattcaagcaatcttattagacataattaagttttttcatttgttaaagaaaattttgtagtttgaagggataaattggagttcaaaattgcaagaatgtctttagtatttttttcctctgttttagttaatttaattaacataCACAACaagttattagagtagaggaaactttctccaaacataataattccatgaactaaaataaagttaaattggctttagtgaaatagagagttcacttttttttgagtgtgcaagttgtgcagggtataatatagtcggcccgcccgacttt encodes:
- the LOC142224174 gene encoding uncharacterized protein LOC142224174 encodes the protein MGRLAEFLLHQISDEQSVENNTSMIPNVVTSSSTAESSFFNIMENLERTGITDNPSSVCAIHMPSWLNVWCIIVTISILAVLIVLGVIMRHIQLQKHRQVRTECYNCFPSSPEYYSEHLFDRSQIMVY